In one window of Azoarcus olearius DNA:
- the iscU gene encoding Fe-S cluster assembly scaffold IscU yields the protein MAYSDKLLDHYENPRNVGSFGKDDEGVATGMVGAPACGDVMKLQIKVGKDGVIEDAKFKTYGCGSAIASSSLVTEWVKGKTLDQALEIKNTQIAEELALPPVKIHCSILAEDAIKAAVADYKKKHEA from the coding sequence ATGGCATACAGCGACAAACTTCTGGACCACTACGAAAACCCCCGCAACGTCGGCTCCTTCGGCAAGGACGACGAAGGCGTGGCCACCGGCATGGTTGGCGCGCCCGCGTGCGGCGACGTGATGAAGCTGCAGATCAAGGTCGGCAAGGACGGCGTGATCGAAGACGCGAAGTTCAAGACCTACGGCTGCGGCTCGGCCATCGCCTCGTCCTCGCTGGTCACCGAATGGGTGAAGGGCAAGACGCTGGACCAGGCGCTGGAGATCAAGAACACCCAGATCGCCGAAGAACTGGCTTTGCCGCCGGTGAAGATCCATTGTTCCATCCTGGCCGAAGACGCGATCAAGGCCGCGGTGGCGGACTACAAGAAGAAGCACGAAGCCTGA
- the iscR gene encoding Fe-S cluster assembly transcriptional regulator IscR has protein sequence MRLTTKGRFAVTAMIDLASRQADGPVTLAGIADRQKISLSYLEQLFGKLRRHKLVSSVRGPGGGYRLARDMAAITVADIIIAVDEPLDATQCGGKQNCHDEHRCVTHDLWANLNKRMYAYLDSVSLAALVQREIKPDPDMNVLKDVRRRAAIALRETAAA, from the coding sequence ATGAGGCTTACCACGAAAGGGCGTTTCGCCGTCACTGCGATGATCGACCTCGCGTCCCGCCAGGCCGACGGCCCGGTGACGCTCGCAGGCATCGCGGACCGTCAGAAGATTTCCTTGTCCTATCTGGAACAGCTGTTCGGCAAGTTGCGCCGCCATAAGCTGGTCAGCAGCGTGCGCGGCCCGGGTGGTGGGTACCGGCTGGCGCGCGACATGGCTGCCATTACCGTCGCCGACATCATCATCGCGGTGGATGAGCCGCTGGATGCGACGCAGTGCGGCGGCAAGCAGAACTGTCACGACGAGCACCGCTGCGTCACTCACGACCTGTGGGCGAATCTGAACAAGCGCATGTACGCGTATCTGGATTCGGTTTCGCTGGCCGCGCTGGTGCAACGCGAGATCAAGCCGGACCCGGACATGAACGTGCTCAAGGACGTGCGTCGTCGCGCCGCGATTGCCTTGCGCGAGACTGCCGCTGCCTGA
- a CDS encoding inositol monophosphatase family protein — protein sequence MHPILNIAVKAARRAATVINRASTQLDLLAVQSKSPNDFVTEVDHAAEQAIVEVLREAYPGHGILAEESGELAPANGGESEFTWIIDPLDGTTNFIHGFPQYAISIALAKNGVLEHGVVYDPNRNELFTASRGSGAFLNDRRIRVSRRTRLNEALLGTGFPYRQFDNVDAYLAIFRELTQKSAGIRRPGAAALDLAYVACGRLDGFWEFGLAPWDMAAGALLIQEAGGLISDLGGEANYLATGNVVAGAPKVFGQLLPVVQSYRTANLQA from the coding sequence ATGCATCCGATCCTGAACATCGCCGTCAAGGCTGCCCGTCGCGCCGCCACTGTCATCAACCGCGCTTCGACTCAACTGGATCTGCTCGCCGTGCAATCGAAGTCGCCAAACGACTTCGTCACCGAAGTGGATCACGCTGCCGAGCAGGCAATCGTCGAAGTGCTGCGCGAGGCCTATCCGGGGCACGGGATTCTAGCAGAGGAGTCCGGCGAGCTTGCGCCGGCCAACGGCGGCGAAAGCGAGTTCACCTGGATCATCGATCCGCTCGACGGCACCACCAATTTCATCCACGGCTTCCCGCAGTACGCGATCTCGATCGCACTGGCGAAGAACGGCGTGCTGGAGCACGGGGTGGTGTACGACCCCAACCGCAACGAACTGTTTACCGCCTCGCGCGGCAGCGGCGCCTTCCTCAATGACCGCCGGATCCGCGTCTCGCGTCGCACCCGCCTGAACGAAGCACTGCTGGGCACGGGCTTTCCCTACCGCCAGTTCGACAACGTCGATGCCTACCTGGCCATCTTCCGCGAACTGACGCAGAAATCCGCTGGCATCCGCCGCCCCGGCGCCGCCGCGCTGGACCTGGCCTACGTCGCCTGCGGCCGTCTGGATGGTTTCTGGGAGTTCGGGCTGGCGCCGTGGGACATGGCGGCAGGCGCGTTGCTGATCCAGGAAGCTGGCGGCCTGATTTCCGACCTTGGCGGCGAAGCCAATTACCTCGCCACCGGCAACGTGGTTGCAGGCGCACCGAAAGTGTTCGGGCAGTTGCTGCCGGTGGTCCAGTCCTACCGCACCGCCAACCTCCAGGCCTGA
- a CDS encoding response regulator, with protein sequence MPSERPILLVEDNPDDEALTLRAFSKNKITNPIVVARDGVEAIDYLFCTGIHENRDAKVVPAVVLLDLKLPRIDGLEVLRRIRADERTALLPVVVLTTSRELQDIQEAYRLGANSYIRKPVDFERFLYAVGQLGLYWLSLNETADSVSSSAY encoded by the coding sequence ATGCCAAGCGAACGTCCGATTCTGCTGGTCGAGGACAACCCCGACGACGAAGCTCTTACGCTGCGTGCCTTCAGCAAGAACAAGATCACCAACCCGATCGTGGTTGCCCGCGACGGGGTGGAGGCAATCGACTACCTGTTCTGCACGGGCATCCACGAGAATCGGGACGCCAAGGTGGTGCCGGCGGTCGTGCTGCTCGACCTGAAGCTGCCCCGCATCGACGGGCTGGAGGTGCTGCGGCGCATCCGCGCGGACGAACGGACCGCCCTGCTTCCGGTCGTCGTGCTCACCACCTCGCGCGAACTGCAGGACATCCAGGAGGCCTACCGCCTGGGTGCCAACAGCTACATCCGCAAGCCGGTGGATTTCGAACGCTTTCTGTACGCGGTGGGACAGTTGGGGCTGTACTGGCTGTCGCTCAACGAAACCGCGGATTCAGTCAGCAGTTCGGCCTATTGA
- a CDS encoding cysteine desulfurase family protein, producing the protein MFRPAYLDWNATTPLDPAVRDAMLPWLGERFGNASSRHEYGRQARAAIDEARARVAAAVGAHPTEVIFTSGGSEANNLFVKGAAALLKPATVAVSAIEHPCVREPARQLRRQGWTFQEIAVDAEGVVAGPAWRAALDARPALISVMLANNETGVLQDIARLAEEARPTRAWFHTDAVQALGKLPVDFRALGVHALSLSAHKVGGPLGAGALVLDKRVELAPLVAGGGQERNLRSGTENVAAIVGFGVACERAAGRVADEAPRLRRLREVVEAGVVALGARVFSMGAERLPNTVFFALEGLDGETLVGKLDRAGHAVASGSACSSANPEPSHTLLAMGVEPTVARGAVRVSLGRDTTAAEIDAFLATLGVLAAELRQMTALAV; encoded by the coding sequence ATGTTCCGTCCGGCCTACCTCGACTGGAACGCCACCACGCCGCTCGATCCGGCCGTGCGCGATGCGATGCTGCCGTGGCTGGGTGAGCGCTTCGGCAACGCGTCCAGCCGCCACGAGTACGGACGGCAGGCCCGGGCGGCAATCGACGAGGCGAGGGCGCGGGTTGCTGCCGCAGTCGGCGCGCACCCCACCGAGGTGATCTTCACCAGCGGCGGCTCGGAAGCGAACAATCTCTTCGTCAAAGGTGCCGCAGCCTTGCTCAAGCCGGCCACGGTAGCGGTCAGCGCGATCGAACACCCCTGTGTGCGCGAACCGGCGCGCCAACTGCGACGCCAGGGCTGGACCTTCCAAGAGATCGCGGTGGACGCGGAAGGCGTCGTGGCCGGGCCGGCGTGGCGGGCGGCGCTCGACGCGCGTCCGGCCTTGATCTCGGTCATGCTCGCCAACAACGAGACCGGGGTGCTGCAGGACATCGCTCGACTGGCGGAGGAAGCCCGCCCCACGCGCGCCTGGTTCCACACCGATGCGGTGCAGGCCCTGGGCAAGCTGCCGGTGGATTTCCGCGCGCTGGGCGTGCATGCGTTGTCGCTGTCCGCGCACAAGGTCGGCGGCCCGCTCGGCGCGGGCGCGCTGGTGCTGGACAAGCGGGTCGAACTCGCGCCCCTGGTTGCGGGCGGGGGGCAGGAGCGCAATCTGCGCTCCGGCACCGAAAACGTCGCGGCCATCGTCGGGTTTGGCGTCGCCTGCGAGCGTGCAGCAGGCCGTGTCGCCGACGAAGCGCCGCGCCTGCGGCGGCTGCGCGAGGTCGTAGAGGCGGGCGTTGTCGCACTGGGCGCCCGGGTGTTCTCGATGGGGGCCGAGCGCCTGCCGAACACCGTGTTTTTTGCACTTGAGGGGCTGGACGGCGAGACCCTGGTCGGCAAGCTCGATCGCGCTGGCCACGCCGTGGCCAGCGGCTCTGCTTGCTCCAGCGCCAACCCGGAACCCTCCCATACGCTGCTTGCGATGGGTGTTGAGCCCACCGTCGCGCGTGGCGCGGTACGGGTCAGCCTCGGACGCGACACCACCGCCGCGGAGATCGATGCCTTCCTGGCAACGCTGGGCGTGCTTGCGGCAGAACTGAGACAAATGACCGCGCTTGCGGTCTGA
- the prmB gene encoding 50S ribosomal protein L3 N(5)-glutamine methyltransferase, which produces MSHHENPACDDPDCNDADHDHEHEHGPLAELVTVRDWLRYALTRFNRERIFCGHGVLDTYDEAVWLILSTLALPLDRLEPFLDACIPSDERVQIFEAIERRVVDRVPTAYITQEAWLGEFRFHVDERVIVPRSFFAELLEEGMAPWVEDPEQVSSALDLCTGSGCLAILMAHAFPNAQIVGVDLSDDALDVAAENVADYGLEDRVELVKSDVFDALDGRRFDFILSNPPYVTADAMASLPPEYLHEPRMALAAGDDGLDVVRRLLAQARDHLTPKGFLAVEVGHNRDIVEAAFPELSFTWLSCRGGDDMIFLLHRDELPG; this is translated from the coding sequence ATGAGCCATCACGAAAACCCCGCCTGCGACGATCCCGACTGCAACGACGCGGATCACGACCACGAGCACGAGCACGGTCCGCTGGCCGAACTGGTTACGGTACGAGACTGGCTGCGCTATGCACTGACCCGCTTCAACCGCGAACGCATCTTCTGCGGCCACGGCGTGCTGGATACCTACGACGAAGCGGTGTGGCTGATCCTGTCGACGCTCGCCCTTCCGCTCGACCGCCTGGAGCCCTTCCTCGATGCCTGCATTCCGTCGGACGAGCGGGTGCAGATTTTCGAAGCGATCGAGCGGCGGGTGGTTGACCGGGTGCCGACCGCCTACATCACCCAGGAAGCCTGGCTGGGCGAGTTCCGCTTCCACGTGGATGAACGGGTGATCGTGCCGCGGTCCTTCTTTGCCGAACTGCTGGAAGAAGGCATGGCGCCTTGGGTCGAGGACCCCGAACAGGTCAGCAGCGCGCTCGACCTGTGTACCGGCTCCGGCTGCCTCGCCATCCTGATGGCGCACGCGTTTCCCAACGCCCAGATCGTCGGCGTCGACCTCTCCGACGATGCGCTGGATGTCGCCGCCGAAAACGTGGCCGACTACGGTCTGGAAGATCGCGTGGAACTGGTCAAGAGCGATGTGTTCGATGCGCTCGACGGGCGTCGCTTCGATTTCATTCTGAGCAATCCGCCGTATGTCACGGCCGACGCCATGGCGTCCTTGCCGCCGGAATACCTGCATGAACCCCGCATGGCGCTGGCAGCCGGGGATGACGGGTTGGACGTTGTGCGCCGCCTGCTGGCGCAAGCCCGTGACCACCTGACGCCCAAGGGTTTTCTGGCGGTGGAAGTCGGGCATAATCGCGACATCGTCGAAGCCGCTTTCCCCGAGCTGTCCTTTACCTGGCTGTCGTGCCGCGGCGGCGACGACATGATCTTTCTGCTGCACCGCGACGAACTGCCCGGTTGA
- the iscX gene encoding Fe-S cluster assembly protein IscX yields the protein MKWTEVEEIAIQLSEAHPDVDPLKLNFVDLAKWVMALPEFDDDPRHCGERVLEAIQQAWIDEAS from the coding sequence ATGAAGTGGACCGAAGTCGAAGAAATCGCGATCCAGCTCAGCGAAGCACACCCGGACGTCGATCCGCTCAAGCTCAACTTCGTCGATCTCGCGAAGTGGGTGATGGCGCTGCCGGAATTTGACGATGACCCGCGCCACTGCGGCGAGCGGGTTCTCGAAGCGATCCAGCAAGCGTGGATCGACGAGGCCAGCTAG
- the cysE gene encoding serine O-acetyltransferase yields MFSHLREDLASVRERDPAARSTWEVLTCYPGVHALMFHRVAHAAWTRKLFWLGRFISHVSRFLTGIEIHPGATIGRRVFIDHGMGVVIGETAEIGDDCTIYQAVTLGGTSLYRGTKRHPTLGKGVVVGAGAKVLGGFTVGDGAKIGSNAVVVKPVPAGATAVGNPARVLDSERDSVRAQKAEQMGFSAYGVTRDMDDPLSKALHGLLDHAVETDRRLQCLLDRLAAAGINLDRATEQNDDFDAGRLSRMVD; encoded by the coding sequence ATGTTCAGCCACCTCCGTGAAGACCTGGCCAGCGTTCGCGAGCGCGATCCCGCAGCCCGATCGACATGGGAAGTGCTGACCTGTTATCCCGGTGTGCACGCGTTGATGTTCCATCGCGTGGCGCACGCCGCGTGGACGCGCAAGCTGTTCTGGCTGGGACGCTTCATCAGCCATGTCAGCCGCTTCCTCACCGGCATCGAAATCCATCCGGGCGCCACGATCGGGCGCCGGGTCTTCATCGACCACGGCATGGGCGTGGTGATCGGGGAAACGGCGGAGATCGGTGACGACTGCACGATCTACCAGGCTGTCACCCTCGGCGGCACCTCGCTCTATCGAGGCACCAAGCGCCATCCAACACTGGGCAAGGGGGTGGTGGTGGGCGCGGGCGCCAAGGTTCTGGGCGGTTTCACGGTCGGCGATGGAGCCAAGATCGGCTCCAACGCGGTGGTCGTCAAACCGGTGCCGGCGGGGGCCACCGCAGTGGGCAATCCCGCGCGCGTACTGGATTCGGAGCGCGACAGCGTCCGCGCCCAGAAGGCCGAGCAGATGGGCTTTTCCGCCTACGGCGTCACGCGGGACATGGATGATCCGCTCTCCAAGGCGCTGCACGGGCTGCTCGACCATGCGGTCGAGACCGATCGCCGCCTCCAGTGCCTGCTGGACCGGCTCGCCGCCGCTGGCATCAACCTCGACCGTGCGACCGAACAGAACGACGATTTCGACGCGGGACGACTCTCGCGCATGGTCGATTGA
- the hscB gene encoding Fe-S protein assembly co-chaperone HscB — MAIDLQQDYFSLFGMPRRFRIDESALEAAWHGLQGEVHPDRFAHLPDVEKRRSMQWATRVNEGFRVLRKPLSRAQYLLELAGVDAAVDTNTAMSPEFLMEQMEWREAVEEARAAGEVDELEQLHLRLRQHSREVHAGLADALDDAGDYPAAAETVRRLMFIEKLQHEIDDALEALEN, encoded by the coding sequence ATGGCCATCGATCTGCAGCAGGATTACTTCTCGCTGTTCGGGATGCCGCGCCGCTTTCGCATCGACGAGTCGGCGCTGGAGGCGGCGTGGCACGGCCTGCAGGGCGAGGTCCACCCGGACCGCTTCGCCCACCTGCCGGACGTCGAGAAGCGGAGGTCGATGCAGTGGGCCACACGGGTCAATGAAGGTTTTCGCGTGCTGCGCAAACCGCTGAGCCGCGCGCAGTATCTGCTCGAACTCGCCGGCGTCGATGCGGCCGTCGACACCAACACCGCGATGTCGCCCGAGTTCCTGATGGAGCAGATGGAGTGGCGCGAAGCGGTGGAGGAAGCTCGCGCGGCCGGCGAGGTGGATGAGCTGGAGCAGCTTCATCTGCGCCTGCGCCAGCATTCGCGCGAGGTGCACGCCGGACTCGCCGACGCGCTCGATGATGCGGGTGATTACCCCGCGGCCGCCGAAACCGTGCGGCGCCTGATGTTCATCGAGAAACTACAACACGAGATCGACGACGCCCTTGAGGCGCTCGAAAACTAG
- the fdx gene encoding ISC system 2Fe-2S type ferredoxin, whose amino-acid sequence MTQIVVLPHVELCPDGAVLEGTPGESICNTLLANDIYIEHACEQSCACTTCHVIVREGFNSLNEAEEEEEDLLDKAWGLEPQSRLSCQALVGETPLVIEIPRYTINMAREGKHE is encoded by the coding sequence ATGACCCAGATTGTTGTACTGCCCCACGTAGAACTGTGCCCCGACGGCGCCGTGCTGGAGGGCACGCCCGGCGAATCCATCTGCAACACGCTGCTCGCCAACGATATCTACATCGAGCATGCCTGCGAGCAATCGTGCGCCTGTACCACCTGCCACGTCATCGTCCGCGAAGGCTTCAACTCGTTGAACGAAGCGGAAGAAGAAGAGGAAGACCTGCTGGACAAGGCCTGGGGCCTGGAGCCGCAATCGCGCCTGTCGTGCCAGGCGCTGGTGGGCGAGACGCCGCTGGTGATCGAAATCCCGCGCTATACGATCAACATGGCAAGGGAGGGCAAGCACGAATGA
- a CDS encoding RNA methyltransferase, with protein sequence MNAALALDRVRIVLSRTSHPGNIGAAARAMKTMGLSQLWLVAPESFPDPVADARASGADDLLRNARVVGSLAEALAGTVLAAAVTARRRELALPRRDARAAAVELLRFAEQGDVALVFGNETSGLSNEDVLLCGMPVSIPANPAFSSLNLGAAVQLLCYEMRMAALQPQLDADPAPRLATHDEVEGFLQHLEQAVTESGFHEPSNPRRLLPRLRRLFGRVRLEKEEVGILRGMLSSFQRKVD encoded by the coding sequence ATGAACGCCGCCCTCGCGCTCGACCGCGTCCGCATTGTGCTGTCGCGCACCAGTCATCCCGGAAATATAGGCGCTGCCGCGCGCGCAATGAAGACCATGGGGCTGTCCCAGCTGTGGCTGGTCGCGCCCGAGTCATTCCCCGACCCGGTGGCGGACGCACGGGCATCGGGCGCGGACGACCTGCTGCGCAATGCGCGGGTGGTCGGCAGTCTGGCGGAAGCGCTCGCCGGCACCGTGCTGGCCGCTGCGGTCACCGCCCGCCGGCGCGAACTTGCGCTACCACGGCGTGACGCGCGCGCGGCTGCCGTGGAACTGCTGCGCTTTGCCGAGCAAGGGGACGTGGCGCTGGTGTTCGGCAACGAAACCAGCGGCCTGTCCAACGAAGACGTGCTGCTGTGTGGCATGCCGGTTTCCATCCCCGCCAATCCCGCGTTCTCCTCGCTCAATCTCGGCGCCGCGGTCCAGCTGCTGTGCTACGAGATGCGGATGGCGGCGTTGCAGCCGCAACTGGATGCAGACCCGGCACCGCGGCTGGCAACGCATGACGAGGTGGAGGGCTTCCTGCAGCACCTCGAGCAGGCGGTGACCGAGAGCGGCTTTCACGAACCGTCCAATCCCCGCCGGCTGTTGCCGCGACTGCGTCGGCTCTTCGGCCGCGTCCGCCTGGAAAAGGAAGAGGTCGGCATCCTGCGCGGGATGCTCTCTAGCTTTCAGCGAAAAGTCGATTAA
- the hscA gene encoding Fe-S protein assembly chaperone HscA, translating into MALLQIAEPGMSAEPHKHRLAVGIDLGTTNSLVATVRNGLSVCLADEEGRAMLPSIVRYRADGAVQVGHAAAPFQATDPKNTIVSAKRFMGRGLKDVAYVEAMPYDFEDAPGMVRLRTVQGVKSPVEVSAEILRALRERAEASLGGPLTGAVITVPAYFDDAQRQATKDAARLAGLEVLRLLNEPTAAAVAYGLDNAAEGVYAVYDLGGGTFDLSVLKLSRGVFEVLSTNGDAALGGDDFDHRLFCWVLDKARIAPPSTEDARRLQLKAREAKELLTACESAQIQCRLASGEEVDLVVTREAFAEMTAHLVKKTLGPVRKALRDAGLAPEDIKGVVMVGGATRMPHIQRAVAEYFGQEPLNNLDPDKVVALGAAIQANVLAGNRASEDDWLLLDVIPLSLGLETMGGLVEKVVPRNSTLPIARAQEFTTFKDGQTAMAFHVVQGERELVADCRSLARFELRGIPPMAAGAARIRVTFQVDADGLLSVSAREMSSGVEASVLVKPSYGLSDDEISGMLREGMERAGDDMAARALREQQVEADRVIEATEHALAADGSLLNAEERASIDAAIDALRALRAGTDHRAIKAGIDALSRATDEFAARRMDHSIRAALTGHKLDEFQT; encoded by the coding sequence ATGGCTCTGCTCCAAATCGCCGAACCAGGCATGTCCGCCGAGCCCCACAAACACCGCCTCGCGGTGGGGATCGACCTCGGCACGACGAACTCCTTGGTCGCCACCGTCCGCAACGGGTTGTCGGTGTGCCTTGCTGACGAGGAGGGCCGCGCGATGCTGCCGTCCATCGTCCGCTACCGCGCGGACGGCGCCGTTCAGGTCGGTCACGCGGCGGCCCCCTTTCAGGCCACCGATCCGAAGAACACCATCGTCTCGGCCAAACGCTTCATGGGTCGCGGCCTGAAGGACGTCGCCTACGTCGAGGCCATGCCCTACGACTTCGAAGACGCACCGGGCATGGTCCGGCTGCGCACGGTGCAGGGCGTCAAGAGCCCGGTGGAGGTCTCCGCCGAGATTCTCCGTGCCCTGCGCGAGCGCGCGGAGGCAAGCCTTGGCGGGCCGCTTACCGGCGCGGTCATCACGGTGCCGGCCTATTTCGACGACGCGCAACGCCAGGCCACCAAGGACGCTGCCCGGCTCGCCGGGCTGGAGGTTCTGCGGCTGCTGAATGAACCGACCGCGGCAGCGGTGGCCTATGGCCTCGACAACGCGGCGGAAGGCGTCTACGCCGTCTACGACCTTGGCGGCGGCACTTTCGACCTATCCGTCCTCAAGCTCTCCCGCGGCGTGTTCGAAGTGCTGTCCACCAATGGCGACGCAGCCCTTGGCGGCGACGACTTCGACCACCGGCTGTTCTGCTGGGTGCTGGACAAGGCGCGCATCGCGCCTCCTTCCACTGAGGATGCCCGCCGGCTGCAACTGAAGGCGCGCGAAGCCAAGGAACTGCTGACCGCATGCGAAAGCGCGCAGATCCAGTGCCGGCTCGCGTCCGGTGAAGAGGTCGATCTGGTCGTCACGCGCGAGGCCTTCGCCGAGATGACGGCCCACCTGGTGAAGAAGACGCTGGGCCCGGTGCGCAAGGCGTTGCGGGATGCGGGGCTCGCGCCGGAGGACATCAAGGGCGTCGTCATGGTGGGCGGCGCCACACGGATGCCGCACATCCAGCGCGCCGTGGCCGAGTACTTCGGCCAGGAGCCGCTCAACAATCTCGACCCCGACAAGGTCGTGGCGCTGGGCGCTGCGATCCAGGCGAATGTGCTCGCCGGCAACCGCGCCAGCGAGGACGACTGGCTGCTGCTCGACGTGATTCCGCTCTCGCTGGGCCTCGAAACCATGGGCGGCCTGGTCGAAAAGGTCGTGCCCCGCAATTCGACCTTGCCGATCGCGCGCGCGCAGGAATTCACCACGTTCAAGGACGGCCAGACCGCGATGGCCTTCCACGTAGTGCAGGGCGAGCGCGAACTGGTGGCCGACTGTCGCTCCCTGGCGCGTTTCGAACTGCGCGGCATTCCGCCGATGGCAGCCGGCGCGGCGCGTATCCGCGTCACCTTCCAGGTGGACGCCGACGGGCTGCTGTCGGTATCGGCGCGTGAGATGTCCTCGGGCGTCGAGGCCAGCGTGCTGGTCAAGCCCTCCTACGGACTGAGCGACGACGAGATTTCCGGCATGTTGCGCGAGGGCATGGAGCGCGCCGGTGACGACATGGCCGCACGCGCGCTGCGCGAACAGCAGGTCGAGGCCGACCGGGTGATCGAGGCCACCGAGCACGCACTCGCCGCCGACGGCAGCCTGTTGAACGCGGAAGAGCGTGCGTCGATCGACGCCGCCATCGACGCGCTGCGGGCGCTCCGCGCCGGAACTGACCACCGCGCCATCAAGGCCGGCATTGACGCCTTGTCGCGCGCCACCGACGAATTTGCGGCCCGCCGCATGGACCACAGCATCCGCGCCGCGCTGACCGGCCACAAGCTAGACGAGTTTCAGACATGA
- the iscA gene encoding iron-sulfur cluster assembly protein IscA — protein MGVTLSQSAAKHVANFIAKRGKGLGIRLGVRTSGCSGMAYKLEFVDEKQDEDLVFESHGVQVIVDPKSLPYIDGTELDFVREGLNEGFKFNNPNVKDACGCGESFNV, from the coding sequence ATGGGAGTGACGCTTTCTCAAAGCGCGGCCAAGCACGTCGCGAATTTCATCGCCAAGCGTGGCAAGGGCCTGGGAATCCGTCTTGGGGTGCGTACCTCGGGCTGTTCCGGCATGGCCTACAAGCTGGAGTTCGTCGATGAGAAGCAGGACGAGGACCTGGTCTTCGAGAGCCACGGCGTGCAGGTGATCGTCGATCCGAAGAGCCTGCCCTACATCGACGGCACCGAGCTGGACTTCGTGCGCGAGGGCCTGAACGAAGGCTTCAAGTTCAACAACCCGAACGTGAAAGACGCCTGCGGTTGCGGCGAGAGCTTTAACGTCTGA
- the dapE gene encoding succinyl-diaminopimelate desuccinylase, with protein MSLPDTPTLALACELISRSSVTPEDAGCLQLIAQRLAPLGFVCERIDIGGVSNLWARRGSARPLLCFAGHTDVVPTGPLDAWQSPPFEPTIRDGHLYGRGAADMKSSLAGFVTAIERFVAAHPDHAGSIALLLTSDEEGVATCGTVKVVEALAARGERLDYCVVGEPTSVKTLGDMIKNGRRGSLSGTLRVKGRQGHVAYPHLARNPIHELAPALAELAAERWDDGNEFFPPTTWQVSNIHAGTGANNVIPGVCDVLFNFRFGSVSTADALKARTHAILDRHGLDYELDWHLSGKPFITGRGQLVAALGNAIRETVGVETELSTTGGTSDGRFIADICAEVVEFGPVNASIHQVNEHIAVDAVEPLSKIYERTLRALLTA; from the coding sequence ATGTCCCTCCCCGACACTCCAACGCTCGCGCTCGCATGCGAGCTGATCTCCCGTTCCTCGGTCACGCCCGAGGACGCGGGCTGCCTCCAACTCATCGCCCAACGCCTGGCGCCGCTCGGCTTCGTGTGCGAACGCATCGATATCGGCGGTGTGTCCAATCTGTGGGCCCGGCGTGGTTCGGCCCGGCCGCTGCTGTGCTTTGCCGGCCACACCGACGTGGTTCCGACCGGGCCGCTGGACGCCTGGCAGTCTCCGCCGTTCGAACCCACGATCCGCGACGGACACCTGTATGGTCGCGGCGCTGCAGACATGAAGTCCTCACTGGCGGGTTTCGTCACTGCAATCGAGCGTTTCGTCGCCGCCCATCCGGACCACGCGGGCAGCATCGCCCTGCTGCTGACCTCGGACGAGGAAGGCGTGGCCACCTGCGGCACCGTTAAGGTTGTGGAAGCCCTGGCCGCGCGCGGCGAGCGGCTGGACTACTGCGTGGTCGGGGAACCGACCTCGGTGAAGACGCTGGGCGACATGATCAAGAACGGCCGTCGTGGCTCGCTGTCCGGCACCCTGCGCGTCAAGGGGCGGCAGGGGCACGTCGCTTATCCGCACCTTGCGCGCAATCCGATCCACGAACTGGCTCCCGCGCTCGCCGAGCTGGCCGCGGAACGCTGGGACGACGGCAACGAGTTCTTCCCGCCCACCACCTGGCAAGTGTCCAACATCCATGCCGGCACCGGCGCCAACAATGTCATTCCCGGCGTGTGCGACGTGCTGTTCAACTTCCGCTTCGGTTCGGTAAGCACGGCCGACGCGTTGAAGGCTCGCACCCATGCCATCCTCGATCGGCATGGCCTGGATTACGAACTCGACTGGCATCTGTCCGGCAAGCCCTTCATCACCGGACGCGGTCAACTGGTCGCCGCCCTGGGCAACGCGATCCGCGAGACCGTCGGTGTGGAAACCGAACTATCGACCACCGGCGGCACCTCGGACGGCCGCTTCATCGCCGACATCTGCGCCGAGGTGGTCGAATTCGGGCCGGTCAATGCGTCCATCCATCAGGTGAACGAACACATTGCGGTCGATGCGGTCGAGCCCCTGTCCAAGATCTACGAGCGCACCTTGCGCGCCCTGCTTACTGCCTGA